The Rhodothermus marinus DSM 4252 DNA segment AGGTGGTATCGGCTTTCTGCGTACCGGCGTGGGCCGCGACCAGACCGTCGTGCTCATGAAGTACGGCGTGCACGGACTGGGGCACGGCCACTTCGACAAGCTGCACTTCATGCTCTACGACAACGGCCGCCAGGTCATCCGAGACTACGGCTTTGCCCGGTTCATCAACGTGGAACCCAAGTACGGCGGCCGCTACCTCCCGGAAAACGAAAGCTACGCCAAGCAGACCATCGCTCATAACACGGTGGTGGTGGACGAGACCAGCCAGAACCGGGCCGATCGGGACGAGGCCGAGGCCATGTCGGGCCAGCGGCACTTTTTCGACGGCAGGGGCGGCCCCGTACAGGCCATGAGTGCGCGTGCCAACGGCTACTGGCCGGGCGTGAACATGCAGCGGACGCTGCTGCTCGTCGAAGATGCGCGGCTGGACTATCCCGTGGTGGTGGACCTCTTCCGGGTGACGGCCGACACCATGCACCAGTACGACTATCCCCTGCACTTTCTGGGGCAACCCATCTGGGACAACCTGGGCATTCGGGGCTACCCCGATCAGCTCAGGCCGCTGGGGACCGACTTCGGCTACCAGCACATCTGGGAGGAGGCGCGAGCGCGCACCGATAGCGTCGTGCAGTTTACCTGGCTCGATGGCTCGCGCTACTACACCTGGACGGTGGCGGCCGCCCCGGCCACAGAGGTCATCCTGGGACGCATCGGCGCTGGCGATCCCCGCTTCAATCTACGCCGGGAACCGATGATTCTGGTGCGCCGCCGCGGCCGGGACCATCTGTTCGCCAGCGTCATCGAGCCGCATGGTTACTTCAACGAGGCGCGCGAGATCAGCCTAAGGGCCAGGCCTCAGGTGCAGGCGGTACGGGTGATCGGCCACAGCGAGGCGGCCAGTGTGGTGGAGGTGGTCGGGAAGGGCGGCTGGACCTGGACCATCATGGTGACGAACGGGCCGGCCGATCCTGACGCCCGCCATACCGTCACGTTCGGCAACCGCACCTTCTCGTGGACGGGCAATTATGCGGTGGAGGGCGTGGTCGTTGCCAGTGATTCCCGCCGTTAACCGGCAATCCTCGAGAAAACCATAACCGAAGGCAGTGTCAAACCAAAAAAGAGTTGCGCGATGAAAATCGATCTCACGGGCAAACGCGCACTGGTAACCGGAGCCGGTCGTGACATCGGCCGCGCCATTGCCGAAGCACTGGCACGTTGTGGTGCCGCCGTAGCGGTGAACTACCGGGCTTCGAAAGATCAGGCGGAGGAGGTGGTGCAGGCCATTCGCGCCGAGGGCGGCACGGCCATCGCCGTGCAGGCCGATGTCACCCGGGCCGACGAGGTGGAGCGCATGATCCAGGAAGTGGTGCAACAGCTCGGCGGCAACCTGGATATTCTGGTCAACAACGCGGGCGGCCTTGTGCAGCGTTCGGCCATTGCGGATATGCCCGAGGAGTTGTGGGATCAGGTGATGAACGTCAACCTGAAGAGCGTTTTTCTGGTAACGAAGGCCGCGCTGAAGCATTTCAACGACGGAGGCGCCATCGTCAACGTCTCGTCGCTGGCGGCGCGCAACGGAGGCGGAAACGGCGCCGTGGCCTACGCCGCGGCAAAAGGCGGGGTGCTGACCTTCACGCGCGGGCTGGCGAAAGAACTTGCTCCACGGAAAATCCGGGTCAACTGTGTTTCGCCCGGGCTGATCAACACCACCTTCCACGACCGCTTTACGCCCCCAGAGGCGCGTCAGCGTACCGCCAGCGCGACGCCGCTGGGCCGTGAGGGCGAGGCCTCTGAGGTGGCCGCCGGTGTCGTCTTCCTGGCGTCCGATCTGGCCTCTTACATCAACGGCGAATCCCTGGAAATCAACGGTGGCCTCTATTTTGTCTGAGCCAGCCCGCTCTGCCATGGAGATGACGACAAAAAATCAATCGAAACGGTTTGTTTTCAGTCAGGAAGTGGCCTGGGAGGATCTGGGCGGGGGCATCCGGCGCCAGATTCTCGGCTACGACGAGCACCTGATGCTGGTGCGGGTGCTTTTCGAAAAAGGCGCGGTGGGGGTGGTGCATCACCATCCCCATCGTCAGACCACCTACGTGGAGTCCGGCGTGTTCCGGGTGCGCATCGGCGATGAAGAGGCCATCCTGAGGGCGGGCGATGGGTTTTTCGTGCCGCCCGATGTGCCGCACGGTGCCGAGGCGCTGGAAGCGGGCAGCCTGATTGACGTGTTCGCACCGGCACGCCGATCTTTTCTGGGCCTTGACGAGGATTGACAGGTTCATGGGGACGCCTCACCTGCAGCCTGGCAGTGCGGAAAGACGCAGGCGCTTTCCGCCGGGTATGCTGGCGCTGGCGGCGTGGCTGCTCGTCGGCTCCGTCGCCAGCGCCCAGAACCCTTATGAGACTTACACGGGCTTTACGGTCCCGACCGAAGCCGTCCTTCCGGACAGCGAAGTGCATCCCTCGCTGTGGTTTTCGGCCGAAGAGCTTGCCACGATCCGGGCTCGCTGGCAGGACCCGGCTTACGCCGAGCTGGTGGACGAAATCAAACGGGACATCCGGGACTTCAAAAATCGCAACCCTGAATCCACCGAGCCCGGCGAACGGGCACGGATGGCCAAGACGCTGGCCTTCGCCTGGCTGATGGAAAACGATGTCGTGGCGCTGGTAAAAGCGCTTGCAACGCTGGAGGTGGCCTACGACAACGTACCCCAGACGTACGATTCAGGCGTGTTCGATGGCGAATACGACGAGATCTACCGGGCCACGTGGTTGCAGAACTACTGCGCCGCCTACGACTGGCTGTACGACCAGCTCGGGTCCCAGCTGGAGGCCGAATTACGCGCCAAACTGGTGGCCGAGGCGCAACTGCTCTACACCTACATGAACCAGTACGCGCCAAGGCCGCACAACCACCGGTCCAAGCCGGCCTATGCGCTCGGGACGGCGGCGCTGACACTGTCGAGCCATCCGAATGCGGCGCAGTGGCTCTCGTTTGCGCTCGACCGGCAGAACAGCGTGACGAAGTACATGTTCAGCCACGAGGGCGTCTATCGAGAAGGGCCTCACTATTATGTCTTCACGCTGGTCAACGCGATTCCTTTTCTCTGGCATTACCTGCACGTGTCGGGTGTGAACCTTTTCCCGTACTATCAGCCGGCCTTCGAATGGCCCATCCGTATCCGAAACAGCCGAGGGTGGATGCCCAACATCGAAGACGGCTTCATGAAGCCCGCCCCCACGCATGCCGTGGCCGCAGCCTATCGCGACACGCCGACCCTGCTGCACAGCAGCGCCCCGCTGGCCGAAATTCTACAGTGGAACTGGCAGACCACCCGCTTTTTCACGCAGAACTACACCGGCGCCACGAACGACGTCACCTGGGAGATCGACGTGCTGCTCTCCTGGGACGCGAGTATTCCGGCAACGCCTCCGGACGTCTCGCCGACGCAGGTGTTGCAGAGCGGGCAGGTGGCCTTTCGCAATGCCTGGAGCGATGTAGGGGAGTCGTCGCGCTATCTACTGTTCCATGGCGTGGCCTCGGCCGACAACCACGACCACCCTGATCATCTCTCGTACGTGGTGGATGCGGCCAACACGACGCTGGCCGTGGATGCCGGTTACGGGCCGGAGGGCTCCAGCGACGACCGGCGTAGCTGGTACACGTCGCCTCAGGCCCACAACACGGTCACGGTCAACGGTTTCCCGCTGGTCGATTACAGCACGGCGCGGAACGAAGGTCCACGTCTGCGGCACGCGCTCGACACGCCGTTTTACGACTTCGCCGAAATGCAGGCCCGCAGCCAGGGCGTGGCCGGCGGCGCCGAAGTACGGCGCGGCATTGCGTTTCCTGAAGAACGTTTCTGGGTGGTGTACGACCTGGGCTCCTCGGACAACGAGGCCAGCTACCAGGTGCACCTGCACGGGCGGGGGACGTTTGCGCGCAACGGTTCATGGCTGACCTGGACCGCCCAGCCTGACACCTACGGCGAGGGCGCCCGCCTGCATGCGGCGTTCGCCGGCAACCGCACGCTGACGATTTCGGAGAACACCGGCTGGACGAGTCTCTACTGGGGGCATGAGGAGACGCAGACCTACGTTTCCGTGCGGCAGACGGCCACCGATCCGGTCTTTCTGCACGTGCTCTATCCGACTCCGTTGAACGGAACGCCTCCGGCGCTGGTGGACCGGAGCGGCTCCGGCATCGTCAGTCTGGAGCTGACCGAAGACGCGGGCATCACCAACGTGGCCGTGCAGCGAGATCAGGTGCTGCGAACGGCCGGTCCGCTGGCGACCGACGCGATTTTTGCCTGGACCCGGCGCGTGCAGGGGAACATCGTGCAGTTCGCTCTGACCGAAGGGCGAGAACTCCGGTGGGAAGGGCGCCTGCTGCTTTCGGCCAGCGACACGCTGACGGTGGCCGTCGATCGCTCCAATCCGTCGCGTCAGTTGCTGTATGTGGAGCCGTTCACCGGACAGGCCGAGTTGACGCTTCGGCTGCTGCCCGACACGGCCACGCCGCTTTCCGTCACGCTCGACGGACAGCCGCTGGCCTTCGAGACGCCGGAGCAGGGCACGGTGCGCTTCCAGCTCAGCGGCGATCGGCTCGGAGCCGGCAGCGTCATTGTGGTAACAACGAA contains these protein-coding regions:
- a CDS encoding SDR family NAD(P)-dependent oxidoreductase; amino-acid sequence: MKIDLTGKRALVTGAGRDIGRAIAEALARCGAAVAVNYRASKDQAEEVVQAIRAEGGTAIAVQADVTRADEVERMIQEVVQQLGGNLDILVNNAGGLVQRSAIADMPEELWDQVMNVNLKSVFLVTKAALKHFNDGGAIVNVSSLAARNGGGNGAVAYAAAKGGVLTFTRGLAKELAPRKIRVNCVSPGLINTTFHDRFTPPEARQRTASATPLGREGEASEVAAGVVFLASDLASYINGESLEINGGLYFV
- a CDS encoding cupin domain-containing protein; this encodes MEMTTKNQSKRFVFSQEVAWEDLGGGIRRQILGYDEHLMLVRVLFEKGAVGVVHHHPHRQTTYVESGVFRVRIGDEEAILRAGDGFFVPPDVPHGAEALEAGSLIDVFAPARRSFLGLDED
- a CDS encoding heparinase II/III domain-containing protein, yielding MGTPHLQPGSAERRRRFPPGMLALAAWLLVGSVASAQNPYETYTGFTVPTEAVLPDSEVHPSLWFSAEELATIRARWQDPAYAELVDEIKRDIRDFKNRNPESTEPGERARMAKTLAFAWLMENDVVALVKALATLEVAYDNVPQTYDSGVFDGEYDEIYRATWLQNYCAAYDWLYDQLGSQLEAELRAKLVAEAQLLYTYMNQYAPRPHNHRSKPAYALGTAALTLSSHPNAAQWLSFALDRQNSVTKYMFSHEGVYREGPHYYVFTLVNAIPFLWHYLHVSGVNLFPYYQPAFEWPIRIRNSRGWMPNIEDGFMKPAPTHAVAAAYRDTPTLLHSSAPLAEILQWNWQTTRFFTQNYTGATNDVTWEIDVLLSWDASIPATPPDVSPTQVLQSGQVAFRNAWSDVGESSRYLLFHGVASADNHDHPDHLSYVVDAANTTLAVDAGYGPEGSSDDRRSWYTSPQAHNTVTVNGFPLVDYSTARNEGPRLRHALDTPFYDFAEMQARSQGVAGGAEVRRGIAFPEERFWVVYDLGSSDNEASYQVHLHGRGTFARNGSWLTWTAQPDTYGEGARLHAAFAGNRTLTISENTGWTSLYWGHEETQTYVSVRQTATDPVFLHVLYPTPLNGTPPALVDRSGSGIVSLELTEDAGITNVAVQRDQVLRTAGPLATDAIFAWTRRVQGNIVQFALTEGRELRWEGRLLLSASDTLTVAVDRSNPSRQLLYVEPFTGQAELTLRLLPDTATPLSVTLDGQPLAFETPEQGTVRFQLSGDRLGAGSVIVVTTNVTSAAEPHEAATAGFMIEGPYPNPTSGPMHLRLVLARPAHVRAVLYDVLGRRLATLWDGAVGAGQTELTWDVGRLLRQKLTPGPYLIEVEADGARRVVRGLAF